The following nucleotide sequence is from Mytilus galloprovincialis chromosome 12, xbMytGall1.hap1.1, whole genome shotgun sequence.
taataatcagaacaaaacctataggtctttccacggaaacgtggaaagacctaataataataataataattaaaaaccaattaattgttcagagaaccattgatggtctttccaccagttaagacctttttttatatgaaaatattaaaatttggttttaaatgtcaattttagcgtcaaatgatagcttattgattgattgattgattgttggttgcttaacgtccagtggcaaatattttatgcatattcaggacaagaacaagttaacaataaatacaataggtaggttgttgtaatagaggccatctaggatgatggtcggggaaatttggactgccactggaaaatgagggtatattggatagggacagaaattttgccttgcaacaggccacctacagacccctcaaagagttgttgcaagggttcttaacgtgcaaagagcgtggcactctcttcacacgaggcatcggatttaacgtccccttctgacggacgtgactgcgaacttgatacatcccgcacagccaaacggacgccccacttcagcaagcgttttactgccgttcgggagaagaccaagtgaccatatttctataccccagtcatcCTTGgtcagcttattgaacgcttattccaaaaatatatggtttgtatacaaaaagatataaataagggagacaattgtctacttccggttcaaaatatgttacttccggtactgtcttatagtttacttgacgctgattccaaaaatatatggttttacatacattaacaataatttattacaaaaattagctacttccggtttacaaaatgtcacttccggttaaCTTTTTCAACGTCATagtgcttgcaacctaatgcaaaaagtctaatagctttaacatgaatacatatgaggtaaaagcaaaggtcaaaatctagaacgttaaattaacatatgaccttgagctcaatttcaaggtcataaaccaaggaccttaaatcaaatgACTTtaggtctttactttatattgttaatcagttatattaccatacgactgatattagatataaaaggggggaaaactcgcattaaatgtttacgtaccctttcgactcaaatttatgtgttactacatgtcgcgactaacaattgtgttaaaatattttgtcgatatcttatatgatttctgaaaagaagcgataacaagccaaaatcaaaaatttgaacatgaccttgacctttgaccttgacctcattttcatacttttttaccaaatgcctcaaatcaaaagaccctaggcctctatcatttatggttttccagtaacaaatttatttcacttatttcaatacaaaagggaaaattactctcatatggggtcttcgtaaagcttcggtcaaaataaaaggtaacatcctgaggatataatgagcaatttggaaaaataaatttgtcgctttcttttacggttgcggaggaaATCTGATAACAAgtaaaacagtgtttggggagataactcttacaaagaaaagtgttcggttaaacagggtcagtttcaaaagcgtatagactgtatgatatcatatacaaaaaaactaagcgacatcttttgaaacttttttacaccgcaagaaaaaaattaggcggaagaaaaaaaaaataatcagaacaaattcaataggtctttccaccaggaaaggtggaaagacctaataatcagaacaaatacaataggtctttcacctgaaaggttgaaagacctaataataatcagaacaaattcaataggtctttccacggaaaggtggaaagacctaataatgattgtttcttttaaatttatgtGCAGAGGGGCCACATCCGGTATATCAAGTGTCCAGTTTATGTAGATAAAATCACCTAAAAAAAGTGCCTCCCCCACCTTCAGAGCAAGCGTCGCACTGAAGGGATGAAATTGGCTTATTGTCTAAATTACAGGTCCTTCCATTAAAAGTTTTTATGAACTTAAGCCACCAATCTAGGTCTGCAGAAAGATCAGAGTTCAGTAAAGTTTTGTCGGAATGGTTCTTGAGTGTATTCTTCAGATCAATAATCCTACGCATGAAAGAGCGACTCCCCTGTATGACTTGAGACGCCCAGTTTAAACTACCAATAAGCGACTCAAGTTGTCTTTTTGTAGCTCGACGTTTATTTTGAAACGTTtgcaataaaccatgaaaatctGCTAATTTTCAATATGGCAAAGAAAGTGTCATTTTACCTGTGTCAATCAAAACTcctaaaaatatcaatgtttGTGCAGGTCCATCAATCTTACTGTAGTTTATATAATAATGACgttgtttatttatcatttgtgCTTGAATCAACTTATTTAGTTTAATACCTTTTAATTATTACGAAACAAACAATTATAAGTAAGAGTTAAATCGGTtaaaacaacacattttgtaatatattcatgatttttaattaaaatgtagGATGTCTCATAACTAAAATACAATGAAGTCAGCGTCATGACAGTTTTCAAATAAGAtcaaagtttgcttcaaacacacAACTGGAATCCGTTTCTTTTGCAACTATACTCAGTTCAGTATTTCCGAATACTAGTTCAACATCACACTTGTGTTCGATAGATGAGTTAGTTATTTTTACACTTACGCTGCCCAATTTGGTACATCCATCTTCCAGAACGTACATTGGACAACTGTTTTCAGAAACAAATATCCTAAACGTAATACTGTTATGGTTAATATTCGAGATATAACTCTTTTTCACGACTGTTCCGGCTGGGACGTGTGCATCTTTCTCCATTATTACATCAAATAGGTCCTGGCATCTTTCTTCGccatttattattgttttatatttttcatcatgTAAATCTGCATCAAAAAGGTGACTAACTCCAATACCATAAGTAAACCTGCTTATTCGAGAGGCAATGAAACTTGGCTTATGTCCGAACAAAACTGCACCTTGCAGGACAGCCAATCCACATTCTTTGGGAACGACCACTCTGCATGTATTAAATGTTTTCTTAATGGCCTCTTGAATGAGCGAGCATTCAGAAAAACCCCCTACAAGGAGAACTTGGTCGACAGATCGCGCTTTTTCTTGTTCAAGTGCATCTTTGACCAGTTGTATTAAACTTTGTATGGTTTTTTCAAAGACAGATTTGAATAAATCAGCCTCTATTCTCATTTTGTCTCTTCGCATTATAATGGACTGTGCATAGGGAGACGATGATAAGGAACTAAGTAAATCTTTCTTTAGATGTTTGCTGCACAGCGAATCAAGGGTAGCATAAGGTATAGCCATGTTTATTTTTCCAGATTTAGAAGATGTTACTGTTCTTTTTACTGTTTCAAACTCTCTAAGAAGATCTAGATAAGCTGCAGGTTCTTCTTGTTTCATCGAATTTATAAGGGGAGCACCAAATATTTTTACAAGCATCTGTATGAAGGCTGTATCAACGGATGTTCCACCACAGTCACCACCGGAGGCTCGGCATATTTCTTTCAAATTGTCGCCAACAAGTTTTTCGTGAATAGTTATGTCTGCTGTCCCACctggataaaataaatataaaaaaaaacaatagcccAACAAACCTCATCAAGACGcttgtattagataaaaagatacTTTTTTTTTCGTATAAATGTCAGGTTGATGCCAAACAATTACTACATTCGCTTACTGAATTTAaaaagagaatggaaatggggaatgtgacaacaACACAACCGATGAGCAAACAAAAGCCGacggcaaccaatgggtcttcaatgcagcgaaaaacttCCGCACCTGGATGTGTGCTTTAGCTGGCTTATAagcaaaaatgtataaattcagtgatTACaaacgtcatacaaaactccgaaatatacacaagaaacagtcgatgaataaaatcaatttacAAAAATAGTTTCAATCGAGTAAAAATCATACTTTAAGATGTAATAGTGCATTGTGGCATACACCATTGTAAGTATAGGCTCTTGTTAATAAGCCTAGATTGCTATTCTGGAAAATTTATCCTTTCTCtgcatatataattaatattagaTAAATAATCTAGGTTCTGATACCTTATAATTTCTTTCGACTATAGGATTTAGATAATATTCCGTATAAAAGCAGAAATTCTCGTGGAGGATTTTAAATCGTTTATTTCGTGGACAAAATATATCCAAGAAATTAAAAAACCCACGAAAATTTAACAAACATATACCATAAAACAACACTTCGATTTACTGGAAACCACGAAATGAAATCCCCATGAAATTTTGAATAAAGACAAAACAACGAAATTTTAAtcccacgaaaattaatgtttctatagtaatataaaaattatgtgCTTAATTTTCGTTGTGATGGATAGGGTCTAACTACGAAACTctacatagaaaataaaagtctGAGCATCACGAGAACAACACAAACGGTTACTGGTCTCAATTTCTAAAGATTATACCAAAAGATTTAAAATACTAGTAGCAGATTGGATTATTTGTTTATCTAGTTCAACGAAGTATGTGCATTCAACAAGCGAAATTGTAATATTCTCGGATAGGTTCAGAGATAGGTTGGTTATTTCGAGTAAATTAGAAGTTCTGCATTATCATTATTTAACATAAGAGACTTAAATATACTTGAAACTGCATCGATCCCtctttttctttaactataacCCACTTCACCTCGCCCAACAAAAAcgaatatacataaataaatgattGCGAGTGGTTCATTAGTTCTTTTTaacaatgtataatataaaacGAAATCTTTTACTTCTCTGTTCTGACTAGATATCTTGCGAAATTAACGCCAACTGTCCTTCGAAGTAGCAACTACATTATAAGTATAAATgtaataatgtttgttttgttaatgGTTGATGCAAGATAATCACAATCTGTACAAACCGGCATTGTCATTACTTTCATATTTAACATTTCccttttttatcttaaaatgataCACGCAACGAACTCTTGCGATTTAAGTATATTTCAGATATAAACTACATTCATATGCTTTGTCAATAAATGTGACATCTGTATGTACAAAAATACAGACAGTACTATCATTCGTATATCTTGTTCCTTTTTCCATATTacacatttaaatattaaaacgAATATCGCAACATACCTCCTATGTCTACAACCATGTATTTTGTTCCCACGTTTGACATTGTGAATCCAGACTCGATACCACTTAATTTTTCTGTAGGTAAATATTGGCAATAGATTGATGCAGCTTCAGGTTCCAAAGATATCAAAAGACAATTCTTCGGGATGCCAGCCTGTGAATTTTATCAACGAATTATCCTTTCTTAAAGATACTCAATTTAAAATTGAATATctttaaaaatggtttaaaattattttagttACTGAGTATTCTTAGATCTGcactttgtttattttgttttgtttggtttgtGTTTCGTTTTTATCTAATGATTCAATCCTTTTCGAGGAAATTATTACGTATGTTCATAGTGTACTTTTTCAGCACTGTCCAAGACTATGGAGGTTGATCACTGCTTTCAAACATGCTACACACAGTATGCATGTGCCTGTGACAAATCAGGtgccatatttgttttcgttgattgattcacattttgtcatgccaTAACATGATATAGTTTACTTTACAGTATATTGGAATTGTTAGTTATTGAAGGCTATTTGTGATCAACCGCTGCTGACGTCCACTTCATTTTGTTTGGTTTGATAGTGAATGTGGTGGTCTCAAAAGCAATAACACAACATGATATTCATGATCTCTAAATATTTATATAGTTCAAAATTCAGACTAGTGTGCAACTTTCCCCTAATATTTGAATGGGATTAAAACTGCATCGTATGACTGTCGAATGTATACCAAAAATTAAATACTTTAAGGAATAAAAGGTGCAACTTGTGAAAAACGTTTTCTTACCATCTCtgcacttttcctcatgaattgCTTGGCATTGTCTGTCCATATTGCTGGAACTGTAAGAACCCAACGTATTTCAGACGGTTTAACCCCCGTACCTTGAGTCTCCAGTGCCGCTATCAAATGATTTTTCAATGCTTCGATTGACAAGGCGAACACATCTATGGCCTTGACCGCTTTACCAGTTATATCTTCGAGCATCATGTCTTCTTTCACGTTCTAAGAATAGGAAAATAAGATTTTCAAGTTgaaaaaatacattaaagaaGATAAAGGGAACATTTCATTCACACGATAACACTTGGAGTCGAGGTTTCATTcggtttctttttttaaaaagctgTATCTCTGAAATCTAAAGAAAATAGGGAATAAAATAAGATGTGTATGTTACCCTGTTGAATGGTCTCCCCACATGGCAACAGGAATTATTACCAAGATGGAGGCGAATAATCTCTACAACATAGGTTTGAAAATTCCGAATtggggaagtaatttgtttaatttaattttaaatcttctTATACCTAATTCGAGAAAAAGAAGTACAATTGTACATGTGATGTATTGATGAAAAATATCATCCTACTTAAAATTGTGAGTTAAgataagttaaaaaataatacaagtaagtcaatataaatttgaatattattcaattaatatggggacgaagtcccctattacagttgaaaattcaataaaaaaaaaaaaaaaaagggaaaatttcccgaatttttcattgtactaatgaactcaaaatcgttcaattttttttgtcgcgttttttaatttccggatctgcgcagaacacataactTTATTTCCTgtttccggtctt
It contains:
- the LOC143055216 gene encoding heat shock 70 kDa protein 12A-like: MAQRQDHLLVAAIDFGTTYSGYAFSTKDAFKTDPLKIYANQAWNAGGRQLLSLKTPTCILLNPDKQFDSFGYEAENKYADLVMEEEHEDYYYFHRFKMSLHNNKNVKEDMMLEDITGKAVKAIDVFALSIEALKNHLIAALETQGTGVKPSEIRWVLTVPAIWTDNAKQFMRKSAEMAGIPKNCLLISLEPEAASIYCQYLPTEKLSGIESGFTMSNVGTKYMVVDIGGGTADITIHEKLVGDNLKEICRASGGDCGGTSVDTAFIQMLVKIFGAPLINSMKQEEPAAYLDLLREFETVKRTVTSSKSGKINMAIPYATLDSLCSKHLKKDLLSSLSSSPYAQSIIMRRDKMRIEADLFKSVFEKTIQSLIQLVKDALEQEKARSVDQVLLVGGFSECSLIQEAIKKTFNTCRVVVPKECGLAVLQGAVLFGHKPSFIASRISRFTYGIGVSHLFDADLHDEKYKTIINGEERCQDLFDVIMEKDAHVPAGTVVKKSYISNINHNSITFRIFVSENSCPMYVLEDGCTKLGSVSVKITNSSIEHKCDVELVFGNTELSIVAKETDSSCVFEANFDLI